Proteins encoded by one window of Oncorhynchus keta strain PuntledgeMale-10-30-2019 unplaced genomic scaffold, Oket_V2 Un_contig_7634_pilon_pilon, whole genome shotgun sequence:
- the LOC127926476 gene encoding fap1 adhesin-like: MNVQQLMSSPPASFSHVDASQITFHIHVDVELECIYAASHSHSHSLSHSLSHSLSHSLSHSQSLTHSLSQSVSQPASLSVSQSASQSASQSASQPASQSASQPASQSVSQPASQPVSQSASQSASLSVSQPASQSASQPVSQSVSQSVSQSASQSASQSVSQPASQSASQPVSQSVSQSASQPVSQSASQSVSQPASQPASQPVSQPASQPVSQLASQPAGQPVSQSASQPVSQPASQSASQSASQPVSQPASQSASQPASQPVSQSASQSVSQSASQSASQPVSQPVSQSVSQPVSQPVSQPVYTIL, encoded by the coding sequence ATGAATGTACAACAGCTGATGTCCAGCCCCCCTGCTAGTTTCAGCCACGTTGATGCATCACAGATTACCTTTCATATTCATGTTGATGTTGAATTGGAGTGTATTTATGCAGCCAGTCACTcacacagtcactcactcagtcactcactcagtcactcactcagtcactcactcagtcacagtcagtcactcactcactcactcagccagtcagtcagccagccagccagtctgtcagtcagccagtcagccagtcagtcagccagtcagtcagccagtcagccagccagccagtcagccagtcagccagccagccagtcagtcagccagccagccagtcagccagtcagccagtcagccagtcagtcagccagtctgtcagtcagtcagccagccagccagtcagccagtcagccagtcagccagtcagtcagccagtcagtcagccagtcagccagccagtcagccagtcagtcagtcagtcagccagccagccagtcagccagtcagccagtcagccagtcagtcagccagtcagccagtcagccagtcagtcagtcagccagccagtcagtcagccagccagccagccagccagccagccagccagtcagccagccagccagtcagccagtcagccagttagccagtcagccagccggtcagccagtcagccagtcagccagtcagccagtcagtcagccagccagccagtcagccagtcagtcagccagtcagccagtcagtcagccagccagccagtcagccagtcagccagccagccagccagtcagccagtcagccagccagtcagtcagccagtcagccagtcagtcagccagtcagccagtcagtcagccagtcagtcagtcagtcagtcagccagtcagtcagccagtcagtcagccagtctacACCATCCTCTAG